The nucleotide window TCTTACTTGAGCTTCTGAAAAAATATATCCAATACACGTTATAAATACAGTAGTACAAAAATCACATTCATAAACAGGTATCAATTATATCTGTAAATAAAATCTATACTACAGTACTATCAATTATAGGTCTATTTATATGAAAGATGAATACACTTGAATTTGTTAGTTCCAAATTAATTTTTAGGTGTTGCTTTCACTAATAATGAATTTTATAAAGTTTATGTGGTGTACATGGTAAATAAGATTAATGAATAGTTCTAGACTTAAGTATGTTATTAGTATTGTGTAGAAGTTATTAGTGTCTAGTTATAGGATAAGTAAGTTTCAAGTGTACAGTAAAGCAAAGCACTGGGAACACTGCAGTTGTGAGATTGGCAACGGTGGTATTGAGGGCAGTGAAGGATGGAATTGTTATTGTGGGGCTCAGgaatctgttggatatggttttaTTTTGGCTAGCTTGTGAAAAGCTGTTTTCTCGAGTGGTGATTGCAGACGGGGTTAGACAGGTGGGGGGAGGAGCAGGCTGTCAGTAGGCAAGGTGAGTGTTTGTCTGCTGCTGCCATGTTGTTTGTCCAGTGTTTATGTTTGTCCTGTGGTATGCTGGGCTGCGATTGTCTCCTGCTGTGGTATCTCGGCCGATGTTTGTGTGTAGTAGCACTAGTGGTGTAACAGTGTTGTCTTATAGTACAAGCTGGGAATGTGAAGACCTTGACTCTGTTAAACTTTACAGTAGATAATTAAGGTGAGTTCCCAGTGTATTTCATATTTAACCAGTTTACTTTTATGTTTTCATAGCAGTTTTCAGTGTTAATTTAAAAAACGAACCAAAACCAATTTCACACAATTTTAAGATCAAAACTTACTGAAAGTAGTTTCATCAGTTTTCACTGCCTGGAGGACATGTTTCCGCAGCACCTCCTCTACCTGTCTGCCAAACGTGAGAAGCTGAAATACGTAATTAAGCATTACCAACTTCAACTTATCTCAAGAAACATACGAGTAAAATAGTAGCTAATATTTTTaagtaagaaagaaataaaaggagAAACTTCAATATGGCAGCGAAACTGTAtctaatacatttaaaataaaatactttcagaattaaggaaagaaaaatgtagatgaaaattttattatatttttcattctttttgcaaTATTTCAGTATTATACTGCGCATGCAAAACAAAGTTTGTGTGCACAATCCTCTTTTAGTTGGCTTCTGACCTCTTTTAAACAACCTGTagcttatatattcatatttcctaCCATCATTTAAACAACAGAAATGCAACTTAGTATAGCCCACTACGCATCTATAAATTTTCCCATATTTCTTTCGTGGCTTCCATTTTAAAAATCTTGGGTGTTGCAAAACAAAGCATATAAAGTAATATTGTACCTTGGGATaagaaattaattcgttctggagtggctttcgtagcataattctttttttaataatgaaataaagcCGCACAAATTTCGTCCCGTATCCCCAGTGtttttttcgtaatatgaggcaAAAAAATCTTTGTCATTTCGTAAAATTAATTTTTCGTATACAGAAAATTTTGTATCTACAGATTTCACTACATGAATAAACCTCTCATACAAATAATTACAGTATAATATTTCCATGTTCctatatacaaaatatttctttGTAAAAACTACCTTTTAACTTTACAATTCAAACAATATTCATAAAACTTACCTCTTCAATAGCCTTGATATCTGTTACAGACTTGTTCTTGCTAAATTCGTTGTTTATTTTCATTCGtgcagctgaaaaaaaaaagaattttaattccTTCAAGTTTCTTTCTTAATCATACTGCACTTTAAATCTGCAATCCAATGCAAAAATTAGAAAATGAAGATGGTTATCAAACTGTATATGAAGAGTTAATTAACAAAAAGAAATGTTCAGTGGATGGAACTAAAATGCTTGACAGCTGCAATTattacatattttaaatatatttccagaatggatttttaagtttttaaaacaGATACAGTAGAATGTGgagattttatttaaattgttttttttaatttactctCCTATCGCTTGATTATGAAAGCTTTAAAATCATTGGTAGGTAAACAATTCCTGTTGCTTTTTATCGTGCAGAAAAAACTGCAACTTATTGAATAAACCGTAAATCTTATTAAAGACTGAAGCTATTCAATGCCAATGTACAACTTTGGGGGAGGACTACAATCACACtgaaataaaggataaaagaaTATTTAACCTTTGGTCAGCAATATGAGCTTTAAAAGAATTGATTCATTAGTCAGATTGAAATGCTTAATAATTGTAGTAATTTATAACGTTCACTAATTATTTGAGGAGTATAATTATACAACCAAGTAGCTATTAACTGATGTGTTAACCTCAATGAAATTTTATGCGGTCAGATGTGAAATGAATTATCTCCTGGACAAATCAGACACAGTACAGTAGTCCTCATTTTCCATAACTGCGTCAGttaatctgctttactgtctaaatatcctctccagtcattcctggtttttcttttgacctcactatcaatactggaatacttagcaggctctaccttgaaattttcagtactttctcgaaaactttaaacaaccaatttctgtctttgtctcctttttatagtatcccaagtatcatttgatatccatggctttctccttgtaattgcgtgtCCCAAGACAAAACAACTtgattcttaagattttttttacaatatatttatcaGTTTCTAGACGCCAATTATCTGTCACATCATTTGATGTAATTTTTCCAACACGTACTGGTCATGAATCTTTCATTCTTCAGCCATAGGTTCTCAAAATTCCTGTTTTTGCTGCCTAGAGTAGTAGAAACCATGTAGCCAAGTCTCTACTCTCCCTAACTGAAGCCATTTATATTTCAAAATCCCATCTATTCTAGAGCTATTTGTATTTTCTTACTGCCCTCTCAACTTCTGTTTCACAATTAGATGTGAGCCTAAGTATAAGAAATACTCTACTTTTTCTAAGACCTGccaatttattaaaaaatttcagGAAGAATAATCTTGTACATCAAATAATTTcttataatataacaataacatttgAATATTAAAGGTCATTGTGCAGTGTATCATATTACCAGCCAAGGCAACTTCATCTCCACGAAATGCAACCCCACGTGCTCGGTGAAGCTGTTTGAAGCACGACAACACCTGCAAAATAATAGTTACTTTACAAATCaagttatatactgtacttatcTAATAAGTGGCATCTTATCTTTTCAACATCAATCACCACTGcaaattgaatttgaaaaactgAAAGCAACACCAAATAGAAGAAATATTTTCTACATACGGCTACTGTACAACTGGTACTGTTTACTTTAACTATGAGttagactttttagtccatatTTGGAGGTACAGTATCTAGCTGTTTAAttatatgtaaagaataaaatatCAGTGGCTATAAATTTCTGGtggaaaattaatttcttataaaatcTATATAAGTTGTTTCCAAAGATTTGATCTGTCTTAGTTCTAAaataactacagtacagtacatgtatatgagATGAATTTACAGAATGAAATCAACTGCATTGTTACATCTGGCTTACAGGaaaatcataattttgaaaatgaattcgtatttttcctaaacacacaaacaaatctGAGACCTTTAATAGGAGTTGGACTACAGCAAAGCTGAAACAGCCATAAGATTTTTAACAATGTAACActgcaaattttcaatattaatcttacccgatgatcatgtagctgtcaactctgttgcccgacagaaatctacggtcgggatacgccagcgatcgctatacaggtgggggtgtacacaacagcgccatctgtgagcaggtactcaagtacttcttgtcaacaagaactcaatttttcctctgtcgtgccaccggctagacctacttggatacgctgttgattctggagttattgttcacgatttggtgatgtatttgctctagagtttagccttcgctattcaggaagctttatcattagcttagcaagcttttggaattaatttgatttaattatggtgacgaagagagtatggactctctttcacttttaaatggccgacccttcccttagacggaagtgttggtgtcgaagagagtttagactctctttcactttattttatatctctccgccatttataggcctcttcgattaactttccatttattataaacttataaaaattaatttttatgtttgtttatatgcgacctttcctaatagtaggcggtccttacttggaaccgaagttaattaacattgagcccgtcatatcgtttttcctgttaagaatttatgctattttaattttaatgtttttgaaagaatttctttgatagtctcgtacttttttcaaagttgaactaacgttttgtttagtctccgcagttgttgacgttcagaacgttcaacttgcgctctatcgttacgatagagagagagtatttcacggtttcacgttgcagtaagagtaaaccgattctagcgtttcgttcattctttcttagcttaaatggttttaattctaataaaggaactttttatttgggaaacctttcagtttttttcctttaacaaataatacagtgaaccctcgccacttcgcggttcgaccatcgcggattcaccacttcgcggattttttccataacccatatatatacagtaatatatatatatatatatatatatatatgtatgcatgtatttatgtatatatgtatgtatgtatatatgtaggtatgtatatgtgtatacatatgaatatatatatatataaatatatatatacacacacacacacatatatatatatatatatatatatatatatatatatatatatatatatatatatatatatatatatatatatatatatatatatatatatatatatatatatatatatatatatctaaagtaggaagatgtgatgtagttttaagggaaaagtatgggaaatatgtctgggtaataagcaaagctctacctccagtttgtttcttcattatgatcagagataaatctaaacaaaacattggttgccattttttatcgtactttttagcatgtttaggaaacgcatgatataaaatcacctttaatatttgtgcctgttttagtttagggtactgtagtacatgcattaagtgttctgtacattaaagggtagtttgttaacagtactacgtacaagggaaggttttaaaagtctgaatatacatgttgaataaaaaggtaaatatggtgtcactacttcgcggattttcacctatcgcggccgcgtctggaacctatctaccgcgataaacgagggttcactgtatgttttaacgatatatataattgggctcatctctcaggttctaagtcaagagagagagagagagagatagagacggagggagagaggaggataaacgtttcgttcaagcgggtaacgttgttctcgttttttttgctcttctcccttgtcgctataggggaagaaggtaaaacgtttctagagttttattcttgttcccaggctttatgcggtgagagattttaaacgtagtttatttgatctagtgtttagtctcttttccagccactgaattctttatctttcattatgtttttctgttacattgtaatactgttttcgcaattactaccttttaatgaagggtaggattgcgtgtttcaggtacaaaccacttaaagtttcgagttcagtgaaataagtgcaaacagaaaatcaaaagtgattaagtgatatgcgcaaaatgttacagtgttgcgttcgagggttcgtctgttcgtgccagttgttcacctagtccgatacctcttacaagctcccaagcccaggggagaagtaatgtcgaaggacttatgggttccacaggccttgatcgacgaacagacgtttccctccgtggtttcgggtgtatctacacacgttgccgacgtgatcaccccacccacacaaagacgagagagcccatttattcctcgtctgcggaagaggtttctcgcagaaaccatggaccaaatcttgcagcttttaagtgcaagtcggtcctttccgcgcaagtccaacggcctaggtgtagccactgggtcagttcggactcgctgcagtacgacaactgcacacctcccaagagaggcaaggtggtaccgcaacaggcagtaactccgtctgttgccgcaccagctgttttagaccctcagtcacaacggacagtagctccgtttgttgttgtctttcatagaccctagtggtccatgctgcagactatacagtctcagcttgctccttcatgcaggagtatcatgctggaaggttgacaatgcacctgttaacctacaacccgacgaggttgtgcgctcagcagatactgcggctgcctgctcccaccctccacctgtgagagctccaccaccgatgcgcagtccaccctgccagacgcatgttcttgctgcaccatctgctaacatgcgtgagctaccgcatcagcagtgggaaggttctgtagagctgccgggttccagcactatgcggcattctccgctgcccatgcagcatgctctgcataccttacagcatgctctgcataccttacagcatggtccgcataccatgcagcatgagccgcataccttacagcatgctccgcataccataccgcatgctcctcaacccaccgcagcccctcccacgcaccagcactctgcttttgttgttgccagctcccacactccgactgcggagaaggttgacgatgcacccgtgggcctacacctcccacggttgtgcgcccggcatggcttcctgctctcacactcttgttgtgagagctcctccacccatgcacagtcaaccctgccagatgtatgatgactcccacacacagagcactccgttgccgtgcgtgagctaccacaagctgccgtgttttgacacggtgtgtcagcctccgcaacacactgtggttaccgccactcgccagcagcaaactagtcagtcaggagttgaggcttccccacacaactttggttgttgccaactcacaaactgtcatacagttacatgacgttgccttctggtctgctacttatacaccagtgctgtatgtcctcacgctcctgttgtggttgacagttcagtttttgacagttcacagactgtcaagcagtttcataacgttgccttctggtctgctgcttttgcaccagtgaaaccctcactgagagaacctagcttttctcggatatggttcctgtagatgagaaagtgctgttctccctccttctgatattcccttgaggactctgtcatttggagaggagccttaagctgcttagcctcctatggacttttatttaagcataacatgcttccagggagggtaaatggttccgcttcagtcgctaaccccgtctgttgccacacctgctcccatagaccttgggctttgttgcaagacatgcagtccaagcttagtccttgatagaggattttttacggagaagacccttcttgccaacgaccttcctaccggttggttgtacgccctgttgacgctgaggtatcctactcacgtccgccagttgagatggttcctccaccggtgcgacccagtgtgggttgccagtcgcacgttgatgttatgctactctcggaggtggttgtggacgttcagtgtgtcactgggaagacgttcaacaaccagcagaggtgacttgttgtgacgcagtgcggcaacctcagcaacccgataaggggttgtctgtactacccagacagtctagacagtttcgggttgtcgctgtacttcctcgctccccatggttgacagttcacagactgtgcagcagtaccatgatcttgtgtccggctccgtcacgcatccaccagtgcgaccggattcagcgagtcagacgttgcccactccgttgccgtttcctcatcagtttcggatgaggaaccctctgatgaggacatggctgaacaagaagatcaatccccagccctgctatccatccagaagatgctgaagaaggaatacggccctgtcaggctgtggatgagtctggttaggacactgtcatccgtggtgcatttggtgtcacttggaagactacacctccgtcctcttcggtttcatctagctcttcactggaaaaggacaagacgctagaagcggtctcgatcccggtttccggaagataagtctggtctaacctgaggaaaggactttatcaaccttttatagggtcttcccctgactgttcagactcccaaccacgttctcttctcagacgcatcggacgtaggctggggtgcgaccttaggcggtagggaatgctcgggattatggaactcgcgtcaaaggacaatgcattttaactgcaagaagcttctggcagtaagtctgacctggaaaagcttcaggtctctccttcaagacaaagtaatggagatcaacacggacaactccctgctttgatgttcatctcctagcaggagggacctactctctgacatggtgcgagttcgctagtgacctcctctcctgttcaacaggtctagacttttcactagtaacaaatttcttccaaggcaacttgaatgtcttagcagtttgtcaaagtaggaagggacaataattccaacatattggaccctccacagagatgtatgcaagagactttgggtcacctggggccatccaaccatagatctcttcgcaacctcgatgtccaagaggctctcaacagacccagcagtggttcttttagatgcctttctactagattagtctcatctagatctatatgcattccctccgttctagtttgtcaacaaggtactgcagaagttcgcctctcatgttgggacaaagttggcactagttgcttccctctggcccgcgagagaataacttaccgaggtacttcgatggctagtagacattcccagaactcttcccctaagggtggacctgctacgtctgccacgcgtaagaaggtactccaaggcctccacgctcttcgtctcactgccttcagagtatcgaaagactctcgagaactagaggtttttcgaaggaggcaaccagagcgattgttagagcaaggagaacatccacccttagagtctaccaatcgaagtggggaatcttcctaaactggtgcaagtcagtatccgtatcctcgaccagtacctctgtaactcaaatagctgacttcctcttatttctgaaaagagcgatctctttcagctcccactttcaagggttacagaagcatgttggcatcagtcttccgtcacagaggcttagatctttttaacaataaagatctacaggacctccttaagtcttttgagaccacgaaggagcgtcgtttggttacacctggttggaatttagacgtggttctaagattccttatgttagacaggttcgaaccacttcaatcagcctccctgaaagatctcacctttaagactcttttcctgatatgctttaccagctaaaagagtcagtgagattcatgccttcagcaagaacatcggattttcatccgaaacggctacatgttctacatcttggttttctagccaaacacgagctgccttctcggccttgaccaatatcgttcgttattccaaacttatcgatatggttggaaaggaactagaaagagtattatgtcctgtagagctcttaagttctattttaaaaacctttatgaggcccgtctgaagctttatggtgttcagttaagaattcatctttgcctatgtcagagaattctttatcctattattttcagactgttaatacgagaagctcattcccttctgaatgaggaagaccaagcttggctgaaggtaaggacccacgaagttagagctatcacaacttccgtgaccttttaataaaatagatctctgcgaaatattttcgacgcaaccttttggaaaagctaatcagtgttcgcgtcttttatcttaagaatgtccagtctctttacgagaactgctacactctgggaccattcgtagcaacgagtgcagtagtggtgggggctccaccactacaattccctaattccagaacctttttaatctttctcttgaaatatttctgggttgtccggaaggctaagaagccttccgcatcctgg belongs to Palaemon carinicauda isolate YSFRI2023 chromosome 17, ASM3689809v2, whole genome shotgun sequence and includes:
- the LOC137656665 gene encoding complex III assembly factor LYRM7 gives rise to the protein MGMELRGKVLSCFKQLHRARGVAFRGDEVALAAARMKINNEFSKNKSVTDIKAIEELLTFGRQVEEVLRKHVLQAVKTDETTFKAQVREDLTMIDTAPYQEMPENMIGPFRRRKKCGDPDGKGK